In Acidobacteriota bacterium, one genomic interval encodes:
- a CDS encoding CusA/CzcA family heavy metal efflux RND transporter, with protein sequence MLERLMAFSLRKRLVVGLAVLVMIGLGAYAVRTIPIDAFPDVTNIQVEVVSTAAGMSPLEIEQFVTYPLENAMRGLPGLVMMRSVTKYGLSVVTLVFHDDVDVYFARQQVHERVGAIERSLPEGVETEMGPIATAMGEIYQYTLESSQTAAAADQVATLTRLRTIQDWMVTPLLKGIPGVTEINSFGGYLQQYQILVDPDKLQKYDLSVDAVANAVRNNNSNVGGNVVSQGSEQYIIRGVGLIRSEEDIRRIVLKAEKGTPVSIRDIGDVRIDHAIRQGAAQKDGQREVVGGIVMMLRGENSREVVKNVEAKVREINQSRVLPEGLQIVSFYDRSSIVDASTSTVLKALAEGSVLVLVVLVLFLWSARGALVVILALPLSGLLTFIIMRWTGLNANLMSLGGLAISIGMVVDATIIQVENVQRHLAMSPDTESRLDTVLRAAVEVQKPSVFGELIIALTFIPIATLQGMEGKMFSPLAYTVALALLSSVVFAIFVTPVLCLVVLKPVHKESPVMGVARRLYLSMLGFALRRRVVVIAAAGMALVGAIMLIPRLGTEFMPVMDEGAFDMDVQLIPGVSLEQAMKTIGDVEQRLKRFPELETIVSRTGQTGVAIEARGVDKTGFVGVLKPRDQWTSAHSREELIEKMRDSLADIPGMVFTFSQPIQCRIDELVAGTRAQIIVKLFGDDTDVLRRKAGELGTILGSIPGAADLVVERLAGQPYLTVTVDRDKVARYGVNTGDVLSVIDVAVAGKPLSRVYEQNRAFDIALRLPDERRQSVEGLGGLLVDVPGGYRVSLNQLADLKTVEGPTQISRENGQRRIGIELNVVGRDIGGFVKEAQARIAKSIDLPPGYYLNWGGQFENQQQAMSRLMVITPVVVGLIFLLLFFTFDSVWLAGLVLVNLPFAMVGGVFALFLTGLYLSVPASVGFIVLFGVAVLNGVVLISYISDLRAKGASVVDAVRVGCEARLRPVLMTASIAILSLIPMVFATGPGSEVQRPLAIVVIGGLVTSTALTLLVLPALYQWFARERVETELQ encoded by the coding sequence ATGCTGGAACGGTTGATGGCCTTCTCGCTCCGGAAACGCCTGGTCGTAGGCCTGGCGGTCCTGGTGATGATCGGCCTCGGCGCCTACGCGGTTCGCACCATTCCGATCGACGCCTTCCCGGACGTCACCAACATCCAGGTCGAGGTGGTCAGCACGGCGGCCGGCATGTCGCCGCTCGAGATCGAGCAGTTCGTGACGTATCCACTCGAGAACGCGATGCGCGGCCTGCCGGGTCTTGTAATGATGCGGTCGGTCACGAAGTACGGCCTCTCGGTCGTGACGCTCGTGTTTCACGACGATGTGGATGTGTACTTCGCGCGCCAGCAGGTCCACGAGCGCGTGGGCGCCATAGAGCGATCATTGCCGGAGGGCGTCGAGACCGAGATGGGGCCCATCGCGACGGCGATGGGAGAGATCTATCAGTACACGCTCGAGAGCAGTCAGACCGCCGCGGCCGCGGACCAGGTGGCCACCCTCACCCGGCTCCGGACGATCCAGGACTGGATGGTCACGCCGCTGCTCAAGGGCATTCCCGGCGTCACCGAAATCAACTCGTTCGGGGGATACCTGCAGCAGTACCAGATCCTGGTGGACCCGGACAAGCTGCAGAAGTACGACCTCTCGGTGGATGCGGTCGCCAACGCGGTCCGCAACAACAACTCGAACGTCGGCGGCAACGTCGTGTCGCAGGGGTCGGAGCAGTACATCATCCGCGGCGTGGGCCTGATCCGATCAGAGGAGGACATTCGCCGGATCGTGCTCAAGGCCGAGAAGGGGACGCCGGTGTCAATCCGCGACATCGGAGACGTGCGCATCGATCATGCGATTCGACAGGGCGCCGCACAGAAGGACGGCCAACGCGAGGTGGTGGGCGGCATTGTGATGATGCTCCGCGGCGAGAACAGCCGCGAAGTCGTGAAGAACGTCGAAGCGAAGGTCCGGGAGATCAACCAGAGCCGCGTGCTGCCCGAGGGTCTGCAGATCGTCTCCTTCTACGACCGTTCGTCCATCGTCGACGCGAGCACCAGTACGGTGCTGAAGGCGCTGGCCGAGGGGTCCGTCCTGGTCCTCGTGGTGCTCGTCCTGTTCCTGTGGAGCGCGAGGGGCGCGCTGGTCGTGATCCTCGCCCTGCCGCTGTCGGGGCTCCTCACCTTCATCATCATGCGCTGGACGGGACTAAACGCGAACCTGATGTCGCTCGGGGGGCTCGCCATCTCGATCGGCATGGTCGTCGACGCCACGATCATCCAGGTCGAGAATGTCCAGCGTCACCTCGCGATGAGCCCCGACACCGAGTCGAGGCTTGACACCGTGCTCCGCGCCGCGGTCGAGGTGCAGAAGCCGAGCGTCTTTGGCGAGTTGATCATCGCGTTGACCTTCATTCCCATCGCCACCCTGCAGGGGATGGAAGGCAAGATGTTCTCGCCGCTTGCCTACACTGTGGCCCTCGCGCTCCTGTCGTCCGTGGTCTTCGCGATCTTCGTCACTCCGGTGCTCTGCCTGGTCGTGCTCAAGCCCGTGCACAAGGAGAGCCCGGTGATGGGCGTGGCCAGGCGTCTCTATCTGTCGATGCTGGGATTCGCGCTGCGCCGGCGTGTTGTCGTGATCGCGGCAGCCGGTATGGCGTTGGTGGGCGCGATCATGCTCATCCCGCGCCTCGGCACCGAATTCATGCCCGTGATGGACGAGGGCGCCTTCGACATGGATGTTCAGCTGATTCCGGGCGTCTCGCTCGAGCAGGCGATGAAGACGATAGGCGACGTCGAACAGCGTCTGAAGCGCTTCCCGGAGTTGGAGACGATTGTGTCGCGCACCGGGCAGACCGGCGTGGCCATCGAGGCGCGCGGCGTGGACAAGACCGGATTTGTCGGCGTGCTCAAGCCCCGCGATCAGTGGACCAGCGCCCACTCCAGGGAGGAGCTGATCGAGAAGATGCGCGACTCGCTGGCGGACATCCCCGGGATGGTGTTCACGTTCAGCCAGCCGATTCAATGCCGAATCGACGAACTGGTCGCCGGGACGCGCGCCCAGATCATCGTCAAGCTCTTTGGCGACGACACCGACGTGCTGAGGCGAAAAGCGGGAGAGCTCGGGACGATCCTCGGGAGCATTCCCGGCGCCGCCGATCTGGTGGTGGAGCGGCTCGCCGGGCAGCCCTACCTGACGGTGACCGTGGATCGAGACAAGGTCGCGCGCTACGGCGTCAACACGGGCGACGTGCTCAGTGTCATCGACGTCGCCGTCGCCGGCAAGCCGTTGTCGCGGGTGTACGAGCAGAACCGCGCATTCGACATCGCCCTGCGCCTTCCCGACGAGCGCCGGCAATCGGTTGAGGGCCTGGGCGGCCTCCTGGTCGACGTGCCTGGCGGATATCGGGTGTCATTGAATCAGCTCGCCGACCTGAAGACGGTCGAGGGGCCGACGCAGATCAGCCGCGAGAACGGCCAGCGGCGGATCGGGATTGAGCTGAACGTGGTCGGCCGCGACATCGGCGGCTTTGTCAAAGAAGCGCAGGCGCGGATTGCGAAGTCGATCGATCTGCCTCCCGGGTACTACCTGAACTGGGGCGGACAGTTCGAGAACCAGCAACAGGCGATGAGCCGGCTGATGGTCATCACGCCGGTGGTCGTCGGGCTGATCTTCCTGCTGCTGTTCTTCACCTTCGATTCGGTCTGGCTGGCAGGCCTTGTCCTCGTGAACCTGCCGTTCGCCATGGTCGGCGGCGTGTTCGCGCTGTTCCTCACCGGACTCTACCTGTCGGTCCCGGCCTCGGTGGGATTTATCGTGCTCTTCGGCGTCGCCGTGCTGAACGGCGTCGTGCTCATCTCGTATATCTCGGACCTTCGAGCCAAGGGCGCCAGCGTGGTTGACGCGGTGAGGGTCGGCTGCGAGGCGCGGCTCCGGCCGGTGCTGATGACGGCCAGTATCGCCATTCTCAGCCTCATTCCGATGGTCTTCGCGACGGGGCCGGGCTCCGAGGTGCAACGTCCGCTGGCCATCGTCGTCATCGGCGGCCTGGTGACCTCGACGGCGCTGACCCTCCTGGTGCTGCCGGCGCTGTATCAGTGGTTTGCCCGGGAGCGGGTGGAAACGGAACTCCAGTAG
- a CDS encoding efflux RND transporter periplasmic adaptor subunit yields MKSSWIGLTLAGVVACGGCKAASAVSQPPETQQSRSDQAADRNTVRASAEIQKKWGIEVAQAARTTVAGAIALPGVLSLDLQHTAQITSLLDGKVILVDAQVGDEVRQHQALVTVHAPALAQAKTAYLQAGSRLELARREFERAEILLKQEAIDQREHLRRRTEFENASSEFAVAESNLHSYGLEQAAVEQLLRQARRPNNGTAAMDDLAEPYLTLTAPIAGHVVERDVINGQHIEPQKMLLTVSDLSTLWALLDARETDLPLVARGREVRITTSIYPDRVWQGRVDHVGDIVDEKTRTVKVRVIVRNDGRLLKPNMYIQGELPNAVSTRDVLTLPQEAIQTIGGESVVFVREGADRFVARLVETGDRVGARRAMRRGLDGSEMVVIAGAFNLKAELLKSTLAGE; encoded by the coding sequence ATGAAGAGCTCGTGGATCGGCCTGACGCTCGCCGGTGTGGTCGCGTGCGGAGGATGCAAGGCTGCCAGCGCCGTCAGTCAGCCGCCGGAGACGCAGCAATCCAGATCCGATCAGGCCGCGGATCGGAACACCGTTCGCGCGTCCGCCGAGATTCAGAAGAAGTGGGGCATCGAGGTCGCCCAGGCGGCGCGCACCACGGTCGCCGGTGCGATCGCGCTTCCCGGCGTGCTGAGCCTCGACCTGCAGCACACGGCGCAGATCACCTCGCTGCTCGACGGCAAGGTGATATTGGTCGACGCTCAGGTGGGCGACGAGGTCCGTCAGCACCAGGCGCTGGTCACGGTGCACGCGCCTGCGCTGGCGCAGGCCAAGACCGCTTACCTGCAGGCTGGCTCCAGGCTCGAACTGGCGCGGCGCGAGTTCGAGCGGGCGGAGATTCTCCTGAAGCAGGAAGCCATCGATCAGAGGGAACACCTCAGACGACGGACCGAATTCGAGAATGCCTCGAGTGAATTCGCCGTGGCCGAATCGAATCTGCACTCCTACGGCCTCGAGCAGGCGGCTGTCGAACAGTTGCTCCGCCAGGCGCGCCGGCCGAACAACGGCACCGCGGCGATGGACGACCTCGCCGAGCCATACCTCACGCTGACGGCCCCGATCGCGGGCCATGTCGTCGAGCGGGACGTGATCAATGGGCAGCACATCGAGCCCCAGAAGATGCTGCTGACGGTCTCCGATCTCTCCACGCTCTGGGCGCTTCTCGACGCGCGCGAGACCGACCTGCCGCTCGTGGCGCGCGGCCGTGAGGTGCGCATCACGACGAGCATCTACCCCGACCGCGTCTGGCAGGGCCGGGTGGATCACGTGGGCGACATCGTGGACGAGAAGACCCGCACGGTCAAAGTCCGGGTGATCGTGCGCAATGACGGGCGGCTCCTCAAGCCGAACATGTACATCCAGGGCGAATTGCCAAACGCGGTGAGCACGCGCGACGTGCTGACGCTTCCTCAGGAAGCCATCCAGACGATCGGCGGCGAGTCGGTGGTGTTCGTGCGCGAAGGCGCGGACAGGTTTGTGGCGCGCCTGGTGGAAACCGGCGACCGTGTCGGCGCGCGGCGCGCGATGCGACGCGGGCTGGATGGATCGGAAATGGTGGTCATCGCCGGAGCCTTCAACCTCAAGGCGGAACTCCTGAAATCGACGCTGGCCGGCGAGTAG
- a CDS encoding TolC family protein, giving the protein MNRAFLVCGLLLAGAGSLLAQSSVVPARLSLDDALRIAEARNPQLVVAQQGVVASDADVMGAGKRPNPVFTLSSEGIPLSEQNRPPFFDNQELAFNVQQELEPGGRRRFRTEQAQRGADVARAVSRDALRQLRFEVRRAYMQVVLAKVDDEVARTTLEEIDKVLALNRVRYEQGELSGVELRRLQVERFRFADDAFVAELALKNSRSALLALLDLRPLDQPFDTVDDLLPPPIAATIEPQPAATDAPISLALASRPDLDAARRERERAEAGFRLQRALRTPSIFVEAGVKRDFGANGLIFSFGVPLPIFNRNEAAVARASAEQQQATARLAAAEIQVSLDVQEALNAIDVTRRRVRYVEGEYLKSAREARDIVLASYRSGAATLIDYLDAQRALREALRTENRARFDYRISLFQYEAAVGTPAAAQGKEMR; this is encoded by the coding sequence ATGAATCGAGCGTTTCTCGTGTGTGGACTGCTCCTGGCCGGCGCCGGCAGCCTGCTGGCCCAGAGCTCGGTGGTGCCTGCCAGGCTTTCGCTCGACGACGCGCTTCGCATTGCCGAAGCGCGCAATCCCCAGCTCGTGGTCGCCCAACAAGGCGTCGTGGCGTCGGACGCCGACGTGATGGGCGCCGGCAAGCGGCCGAACCCGGTCTTCACGCTCAGCTCCGAGGGGATTCCGCTATCGGAGCAGAATCGGCCGCCGTTCTTCGACAACCAGGAGCTGGCTTTCAACGTTCAGCAGGAACTCGAACCGGGCGGACGCCGGCGGTTTCGGACCGAGCAGGCGCAGCGCGGGGCTGACGTCGCCCGGGCCGTCTCGCGCGACGCGCTCCGCCAGTTGCGCTTCGAGGTCCGTCGCGCGTACATGCAGGTCGTGCTTGCCAAGGTAGACGACGAGGTGGCGCGCACGACGCTCGAGGAAATCGACAAGGTGCTGGCGCTGAACCGGGTCCGATACGAGCAGGGCGAACTGTCCGGCGTCGAGTTGCGCCGTCTCCAGGTGGAGCGGTTCCGCTTCGCAGACGATGCCTTCGTGGCGGAACTCGCGCTGAAGAACAGCCGCAGCGCCTTGCTCGCGCTTCTCGACCTGAGACCGCTCGATCAGCCGTTCGACACGGTAGACGATCTGCTGCCGCCGCCGATCGCCGCGACCATTGAGCCGCAGCCAGCGGCGACGGACGCGCCGATCAGCCTGGCGCTGGCCAGCCGGCCCGACCTGGACGCAGCCCGCCGCGAACGTGAACGCGCGGAGGCCGGGTTTCGCCTGCAGCGAGCGCTCCGAACCCCGTCCATCTTCGTCGAAGCCGGCGTCAAGCGGGACTTCGGCGCGAACGGGTTGATCTTCTCGTTCGGCGTGCCGCTGCCGATCTTCAACCGAAACGAAGCGGCGGTGGCCCGGGCGAGCGCCGAGCAACAACAGGCGACGGCGCGACTGGCGGCTGCCGAGATCCAGGTGTCGCTCGACGTGCAGGAGGCGCTGAACGCGATTGATGTGACGCGTCGCCGTGTCAGGTATGTCGAGGGAGAGTACCTGAAGAGCGCGCGCGAGGCGCGCGACATCGTGCTGGCGTCGTACCGCAGCGGCGCTGCCACGCTGATCGACTACCTCGACGCCCAGCGAGCGCTTCGAGAGGCCCTGCGCACCGAGAACCGTGCGCGCTTCGACTACCGGATCAGCCTGTTTCAGTACGAGGCGGCCGTGGGGACACCCGCAGCGGCCCAGGGAAAGGAGATGCGATGA